In one Choloepus didactylus isolate mChoDid1 chromosome 1, mChoDid1.pri, whole genome shotgun sequence genomic region, the following are encoded:
- the VIPR1 gene encoding vasoactive intestinal polypeptide receptor 1 isoform X3 — MQMMETEHKQCLEEAHLENETAGCSKMWDNLTCWPATPRGQVVVLACPLIFTLFSPSRGLNNVSRSCTDEGWTPLEPGPYPVACGFDSKALSLDEQQQQTVFFNSVKTGYTIGYSLSLAALLVAMAILILFRKLHCTRNYIHMHLFTSFILRATAVFIKDLALFDSGELDHCSRGSVGCKAVMVLFQYCVMANYFWLLVESIYLHTLLAVSFFSERKYFWGYILIGWGVPSTFTMVWTIVRIHFENDGCWDTINSPLWWIIKGPVIASILVNFILFICIIRILVQKLRPPDVRKSDSSPYSRLTKSTLLLIPLFGVHYIMFAFFPDDFKAEVKMVFELILGSFQGFVVAVLYCFLNGEVQMELRRKWRRWHQHGVLGSDPKYQHPLGGSSGATYSTQVSMLTRVSPDARRSSSFQAEVSLV; from the exons GCTGCAGCAAGATGTGGGACAACCTCACCTGCTGGCCGGCCACCCCTCGGGGCCAGGTGGTTGTCTTGGCTTGCCCCCTCATCTTCACGCTCTTCTCTCCCAGTCGAG GCCTCAACAACGTGAGCCGCAGCTGCACTGACGAAGGCTGGACACCCCTGGAGCCTGGCCCCTATCCTGTTGCCTGTGGCTTTGATAGCAAGGCGTTGAGTTTGGACGAG cagcagcagcagacagTATTCTTCAATTCCGTGAAGACCGGCTACACCATCGGCTACAGCCTGTCCCTCGCGGCCCTTCTGGTGGCCATGGCCATCTTGATCCTGTTCAG GAAGCTCCACTGCACGCGGAACTACATCCACATGCACCTCTTCACGTCCTTCATCCTGAGGGCCACTGCCGTCTTCATCAAAGACTTGGCTCTCTTTGACAGCGGGGAGTTGGACCACTGCTCTCGGGGCTCG GTGGGCTGTAAGGCAGTCATGGTCTTATTCCAGTACTGTGTCATGGCCAACTACTTCTGGCTGTTGGTGGAGAGCATCTATCTGCACACCCTGCTCGCTGTCTCCTTCTTTTCTGAGCGAAAGTACTTCTGGGGGTACATACTCATCGGCTGGG GAGTCCCCAGCACATTCACCATGGTGTGGACCATCGTCAGGATCCATTTTGAGAATGATGG GTGCTGGGACACCATCAACTCCCCACTGTGGTGGATTATAAAGGGCCCCGTCATCGCCTCCATCTTG GTGAACTTCATCCTGTTTATTTGCATCATCCGAATCCTGGTTCAGAAACTACGACCCCCCGATGTCAGGAAGAGTGACAGCAGCCCATACTC GAGGCTAACCAAGTCTACACTCTTGCTGATCCCCTTGTTTGGGGTACACTACATCATGTTTGCCTTCTTCCCAGATGACTTTAAGGCTGAAGTGAAAATGGTCTTTGAGCTCATCTTGGGGTCTTTCCAG GGTTTTGTGGTGGCCGTCCTCTACTGCTTCCTCAATGGTGAG GTGCAAATGGAGCTGCGGAGGAAATGGCGGCGCTGGCACCAGCACGGTGTCTTGGGGTCGGATCCTAAATACCAGCACCCATTGGGAGGCAGCAGTGGCGCCACATACAGCACGCAGGTCTCCATGCTGACCCGCGTCAGCCCCGATGCGCGCCGCTCCTCCAGCTTCCAGGCGGAAGTCTCCCTGGTCTGA